From one Pseudomonadota bacterium genomic stretch:
- a CDS encoding P-II family nitrogen regulator: MKLIIAIIKPDRLEAVKEELYKSDVNLMTVNEVLGHGRQMGVTEVYRGAKEMGNLLRKIRLEIAVNETFVEKTINAIIKGAQTGEVGDGKIFVLDLAECIRIRTEERGSGAIG; the protein is encoded by the coding sequence ATGAAACTTATCATTGCAATCATAAAACCGGACAGATTGGAGGCAGTAAAAGAGGAGCTTTACAAGTCTGACGTAAACCTCATGACAGTCAATGAAGTTCTTGGTCACGGCAGGCAGATGGGTGTCACGGAAGTTTACAGGGGTGCAAAGGAGATGGGAAATCTTTTGAGGAAGATACGCCTTGAGATAGCGGTAAACGAAACATTTGTCGAAAAGACGATCAATGCCATCATCAAAGGCGCTCAAACCGGTGAAGTGGGGGACGGTAAAATATTTGTCCTTGATCTGGCCGAATGCATACGCATCCGCACGGAAGAGCGAGGAAGTGGAGCTATCGGCTAA
- a CDS encoding ammonium transporter, translating into MKKFVAVVLLLGLIFTGTCFAEDPNQASGAAQNTQSDIQSKSQVDTGDTAWILVSIAFVMLMTPGLAFFYGGMVRRKNVLGVFMQCFIVLGVITAQWIFYGYSLSFAPGKGFWGGLAWLGLNNVGAAPFKDYAATIPHEAFMIFQAMFAIITPALIIGAFAERMRFSAFLIFTVLWATFVYDPICHWVWGVGGWLRDMGALDFAGGTVVHINAGMAALVTALVIGKRKGYNNRPVPPHNLPFTVLGAALLWFGWFGFNAGSALGANGLAVHALVVTHTAAAIAGITWASLEWIFNEKPTIFGTITGSIAGLATITPASGFVTVFAAVVIGFAASVVCYVSVAIVKPKLGYDDSLDAFGVHGIGGILGTLAVGLFASKAVNPAGADGLFYGNPKQFLVQLIAVVVIGVYSFVVSYIIYKIVDLFMKVRVTERDEIIGLDLTQHHENAYTVIE; encoded by the coding sequence TTGAAGAAATTTGTAGCTGTAGTATTATTGTTAGGTTTGATATTTACAGGGACCTGTTTTGCCGAAGATCCAAACCAGGCGTCAGGGGCAGCGCAGAACACTCAATCTGATATACAATCAAAGTCACAGGTGGATACGGGGGACACTGCATGGATATTGGTATCCATTGCTTTTGTTATGTTGATGACTCCCGGACTCGCTTTCTTCTATGGAGGAATGGTGAGGCGAAAAAACGTGCTTGGCGTATTTATGCAATGTTTTATTGTCCTCGGAGTAATTACAGCCCAATGGATTTTTTACGGGTATAGTCTTTCCTTTGCGCCGGGAAAAGGTTTCTGGGGCGGGCTTGCGTGGCTCGGCCTGAACAATGTAGGTGCTGCCCCCTTTAAAGATTATGCGGCCACTATTCCCCATGAGGCCTTCATGATCTTTCAGGCCATGTTTGCCATCATTACACCGGCTTTGATCATCGGTGCCTTTGCAGAAAGGATGAGATTTTCCGCTTTTCTGATTTTTACCGTACTATGGGCAACTTTTGTATATGATCCCATTTGTCATTGGGTATGGGGTGTAGGAGGATGGCTCAGGGATATGGGAGCCCTCGATTTTGCCGGCGGTACAGTTGTTCATATAAATGCCGGTATGGCAGCCCTTGTAACTGCTCTGGTCATTGGAAAGAGAAAGGGTTATAATAACAGACCTGTACCACCCCATAATCTTCCCTTCACTGTTCTGGGCGCGGCGCTTCTCTGGTTCGGGTGGTTCGGCTTCAACGCAGGGAGCGCCCTCGGCGCAAATGGACTTGCAGTACATGCTCTTGTGGTAACCCATACTGCTGCGGCTATTGCCGGAATAACCTGGGCCTCTCTTGAATGGATATTTAATGAAAAACCAACCATATTCGGCACCATTACCGGCTCCATAGCAGGCCTCGCAACGATTACTCCAGCTTCAGGTTTTGTCACGGTTTTCGCTGCTGTAGTTATCGGTTTTGCTGCGAGCGTGGTGTGCTATGTCTCTGTAGCAATTGTAAAGCCCAAACTCGGGTACGACGATTCCCTCGATGCCTTCGGTGTTCATGGCATAGGTGGTATTCTGGGGACCCTCGCTGTGGGACTCTTTGCATCCAAGGCCGTAAATCCGGCTGGCGCGGATGGATTATTCTATGGAAACCCCAAACAGTTTCTTGTTCAGTTGATAGCTGTGGTGGTGATAGGTGTATACAGCTTTGT